A genomic window from Gossypium hirsutum isolate 1008001.06 chromosome D12, Gossypium_hirsutum_v2.1, whole genome shotgun sequence includes:
- the LOC107942517 gene encoding uncharacterized protein: MSVINDGGLLAELHVRQTLSQQIKEKQALDEELVKRVHQMEQGMLRDFTLNEEGVICFCGRLCVTNSEELQRVILKEVHNSPYVMHPDSNKIWSIKKSGTSTGRHVAKLFFGVRRKLEMLFTLAEFDYNINYQAIIQIAPFETLYGRRCRTPLCWTDLDEKRIVGPDRETKDKVNIICERLKSASDR; this comes from the exons ATGAGTGTGATAAATGATGGGGGATTGCTTGCAGAATTGCATGTGAGACAAACTTTGTCacagcaaataaaagaaaaacaagccTTAGATGAAGAGTTGGTGAAGAGAGTTCACCAAATGGAGCAAGGAATGCTAAGGGACTTCACACTAAATGAAGAAGGAGTAATTTGTTTTTGTGGAAGACTTTGTGTGACCAATAGTGAGGAGCTTCAACGTGTTATTCTTAAAGAGGTACACAATAGTCCTTATGTAATGCACCCTGACAGTAATAAAAT atggtcaatcaaAAAGAGTGGTACAAGTACTGGAAGACATGTTGCAAAGTTGTTTTTTGGAGTTCGTAGGAAGCTGGAAATGTTATTTACTTTGGCAGAGTTCGACTATAACATCAATTACCAAGCCATTATTCAGATTGCACCCTTTGAAACATTGTATGGAAGGAGGTGTCGAACACCTCTATGTTGGACTGATTTGGATGAAAAGAGAATAGTTGGACCTGATCGTGAAACTAAAGACAAAGTGAATATTATATGTGAAAGGCTAAAATCTGCTTCAGACAGATAG